One region of Cinclus cinclus chromosome 1, bCinCin1.1, whole genome shotgun sequence genomic DNA includes:
- the LOC134044342 gene encoding cryptochrome DASH-like has protein sequence MSGTAGTAVCLLRCDLRAHDNQVLHWAQHNADFVIPLYCFDPRHYLGTHCYSLPKTGPYRLRFLLESVKDLRETLKRKGSTLVVRKGKPEDVVRDLITQLGSVTAVAFHEEATQEELDVEKGLCQVCRQHGVKIQTFWGSTLYHRDDLPFRPVDRLPDIYTHFRKALESGAKVRPTLRMADQLKPLAPGLEEGSIPKMEDFGQKDPVTDPRTAFPCSGGETQALMRLQYYFWDTNLVASYKETRNGLVGMDYSTKFAAWLALGCISPRYIYEQIKKYERERTANQSTYWVLFELLWRDYFRFVALKYGRRIFSSRGLQNKEIPWKKDLELFECWKEGKTGVPFVDANMRELSATGFMSNRGRQNVASFLTKDLGLDWRMGAEWFEYLLVDYDVCSNYGNWLYSAGIGNDPRDGRKFNMIKQGLDYDGNGDYVRLWVPELQGIKGADVHTPWALSSAALSQAGVTLGETYPQPVVTAPEWSRHIHQRPGGSPHPRGRRGPVQHKDRGIDFYFSRDKDAC, from the exons ATGTCTGGGACAGCGGGCACGGCCGTCTGCCTGCTGCGCTGCGACCTGCGCGCCCACGACAACCAG GTGCTCCACTGGGCTCAGCACAACGCGGATTTTGTGATTCCCCTCTACTGCTTCGACCCGCGGCACTACCTGGGCACCCACTGCTACAGCTTGCCAAAGACGGGGCCCTACAGGCTCAGGTTTTTGCTGGAAAGTGTGAAGGATCTGAGGGAAACCCTcaagagaaaaggaag taCCCTGGTTGTGAGGAAGGGGAAGCCCGAAGATGTGGTTCGTGATCTGATTACTCAGCTGGGCTCTGTCACCGCTGTGGCTTTCCATGAAGAG GCCACGCAGGAGGAGCTGGATGTGGAGaaggggctgtgccaggtgtgTAGGCAGCACGGGGTGAAGATTCAGACATTTTGGGGGTCCACGCTGTATCATCGGGATGATCTTCCCTTCAGGCCTGTTGACAG GTTACCTGATATCTACACCCACTTCCGAAAAGCGCTGGAATCCGGGGCCAAGGTCCGGCCAACCCTGAGGATGGCAGATCAGTTAAAGCCcctggctccagggctggaAGAAGGGAGTATCCCTAAAATGGAGGATTTCGGACAGAAGG aTCCCGTGACTGATCCACGAACAGCTTTTCCCTGCAGTGGAGGAGAGACCCAGGCTTTAATGAGGCTGCAATATTATTTTTGGGACACG AATCTGGTTGCTTCTTACAAGGAGACTCGGAATGGGCTGGTGGGAATGGATTACTCAACCAAATTCGCAGCATG GCTGGCACTGGGCTGCATCTCACCTCGATACATCTATGAACAGATCAAGAAgtatgagagagagagaacagcaAACCAGAGCACATACTG GGTCCTGTTTGAACTGCTGTGGAGGGATTACTTTCGGTTTGTGGCCCTGAAGTACGGCAGAAGGATCTTCTCATCAAGAG GGCTTCAAAATAAAGAGATCCCCTGGAAAAAGGACCTTGAGCTCTTTGAGTGTTGGAAAG AGGGCAAAACTGGGGTTCCTTTTGTGGATGCCAACATGAGGGAGCTGAGTGCCACAGGCTTCATGTCAAACAGAGGGCGGCAGAACGTGGCCAGCTTCCTCACCAAGGACCTGGGGCTGGACTGGAGGATGGGGGCAGAATGGTTTGAATACCTGCTG GTGGATTACGATGTGTGCAGCAATTATGGCAACTGGTTATACAGCGCTGGCATTGGCAATGACCCACGGGACGGCAGGAAGTTTAACATGATCAAACAGGGCCTGGATTATGATGGGAAT GGGGATTATGTCCGACTGTGGGTGCCAGAACTGCAGGGCATCAAGGGAGCAGACGTCCACACCCCCTGGGCActgagcagtgctgctctctCCCAGGCAGGAGTAACTCTAGGTGAGACCTACCCACAGCCAGTGGTGACAGCCCCAGAGTGGAGCCGACACATCCACCAGAGGCCT GGAGGAAGTCCCCAccccaggggcaggaggggaccAGTGCAGCACAAGGACAGAGGGATAGATTTCTACTTCTCTCGCGACAAAGATGCTTGCTGA